The Acidimicrobiales bacterium genome has a window encoding:
- a CDS encoding GNAT family protein, which translates to MIRALPPVLEGRRVFLRSLGTGDFRQWQEVRRRCHDWLTKWEPAPSPGAPDVVDDPRAFAARCGARERERQLGTGYGFGVFVDGRFAGEINVSNVVRGATQGCTVGYWVDQAQAGHGYVPEALVLILRFAFEELQLHRVEIGIIPRNAASRRVVEKLAIREEGLAQRFLQINGRWEDHIRYAMTAEEWADRADDLVKEWL; encoded by the coding sequence GTGATCAGGGCGCTGCCGCCCGTGCTCGAGGGACGACGGGTGTTCCTGCGGTCGCTGGGGACCGGCGACTTCCGGCAGTGGCAGGAGGTCCGGCGGCGCTGCCACGACTGGTTGACGAAGTGGGAGCCCGCGCCGTCGCCAGGGGCGCCCGACGTGGTCGACGACCCCCGGGCGTTTGCGGCTCGTTGCGGCGCCCGTGAACGCGAGCGGCAGTTGGGGACGGGCTACGGGTTCGGCGTGTTCGTCGACGGCCGCTTCGCCGGGGAGATCAACGTCTCCAACGTGGTGCGGGGCGCCACGCAGGGCTGCACGGTCGGGTACTGGGTCGACCAGGCGCAGGCGGGCCACGGGTACGTGCCCGAGGCACTGGTGCTGATCCTGCGCTTCGCCTTCGAGGAGTTGCAGTTGCACCGGGTGGAGATCGGCATCATCCCCCGCAACGCCGCCAGCCGGCGGGTGGTGGAGAAGCTCGCTATCCGCGAAGAAGGGTTGGCGCAGCGTTTCCTGCAGATCAACGGGCGGTGGGAGGACCACATCCGCTACGCCATGACGGCCGAGGAGTGGGCCGACCGGGCCGACGACCTGGTGAAGGAGTGGCTCTAG